From one Ruegeria sp. SCSIO 43209 genomic stretch:
- a CDS encoding TniB family NTP-binding protein: MTPEERIDRIRGDHWIAFDRATIVLNRLTSLMEMPQQSRMPGLMVYGSSGIGKTMIAKRMASKYPTQYNAELGVTKTPILLVQAPPAPDERRFYQHILSTIGAPIWGRHTVSELEVRALSHLRDMDLKMLMIDEVHNLLAGSYREQRRFLNMLRFLSNDLCASLVVFGVNEALEAVRGDDQLARRLDEHYLPLWEDDVEFSRLIQTLIAAMALEQRSGLTVGSLRTILKVTGGVASRVFIMIKSLAIEAIETGEERITDEAVQSWQPVWTKHAWNIPRQPAAAFR; encoded by the coding sequence ATGACCCCAGAAGAAAGAATTGACCGTATCCGCGGCGATCATTGGATCGCGTTCGACCGTGCCACGATTGTTCTCAACCGATTGACCTCCCTTATGGAAATGCCGCAACAGAGCCGGATGCCTGGCCTGATGGTCTATGGTAGCTCCGGCATCGGTAAGACGATGATCGCCAAACGCATGGCCAGCAAGTATCCGACGCAGTACAATGCCGAACTGGGCGTCACGAAGACACCCATCCTGCTGGTTCAGGCGCCGCCCGCGCCGGATGAGCGCCGGTTCTATCAACACATCCTGTCGACGATCGGGGCGCCGATTTGGGGGCGTCACACGGTGTCCGAGCTTGAGGTGCGCGCGCTAAGCCATCTTCGGGACATGGACCTGAAAATGCTGATGATCGACGAAGTGCATAACCTGCTTGCCGGCAGTTACCGGGAGCAACGACGGTTCCTGAACATGCTGCGGTTTCTGTCCAACGATCTCTGCGCGTCGCTTGTCGTTTTCGGTGTCAACGAGGCCCTCGAGGCCGTCCGCGGTGACGACCAACTGGCCCGTCGGCTGGACGAACACTACCTGCCGCTCTGGGAGGACGACGTGGAGTTCTCCCGTCTGATCCAGACGTTGATTGCCGCAATGGCACTCGAGCAGCGGTCTGGCCTGACGGTTGGGTCGCTTCGAACGATCCTGAAAGTGACGGGCGGCGTCGCCTCGCGCGTGTTCATCATGATCAAGTCTTTGGCCATAGAAGCGATCGAGACAGGTGAGGAGCGGATCACCGACGAGGCGGTTCAGTCCTGGCAGCCGGTCTGGACAAAGCATGCCTGGAACATCCCTCGCCAACCCGCCGCAGCATTCCGGTGA
- a CDS encoding TniB family NTP-binding protein, whose translation MTLSLRAQSVASLEVRVVGLLRDLGLRMIMIDEVHNLLAGTHREQRRFLNVLRYLSNELEASLVCFGVSEAVDAIRGDVQLARRLDEHHLANWRDDAEFSDMIQTLIAAMPLAKKSNLQVKSLRQILALTGGVTSRIFALVKDLAIDAILSGEERITDEAVANWTPLWSRHAPSQRRLEKSGA comes from the coding sequence GTGACACTGAGCCTGCGTGCGCAAAGTGTGGCGTCGCTCGAGGTCCGCGTTGTCGGGTTGCTTCGTGATCTTGGTTTGCGGATGATCATGATCGACGAGGTCCACAACCTGCTTGCCGGAACCCACCGCGAGCAGCGCCGCTTCCTCAATGTCCTGCGCTATCTCAGCAACGAGTTGGAGGCGTCGCTGGTCTGCTTCGGGGTCAGCGAGGCGGTCGATGCGATCCGTGGCGACGTCCAGCTTGCGCGGCGGCTGGACGAGCATCACCTTGCGAACTGGCGCGATGATGCCGAGTTCTCCGACATGATCCAGACCCTCATCGCCGCGATGCCGCTGGCGAAGAAATCCAACCTGCAGGTCAAATCGCTCCGGCAAATCCTGGCGTTGACGGGCGGGGTGACCTCGCGCATCTTCGCCCTGGTCAAGGACCTGGCCATCGATGCCATTCTCTCCGGTGAGGAGCGCATCACCGACGAGGCGGTCGCGAACTGGACACCGCTCTGGTCGCGCCACGCTCCGTCCCAGCGGCGCCTTGAAAAGTCGGGGGCGTGA
- a CDS encoding TniQ family protein: MTARGRLPVVYLPEVDERLSSWAARMASFYAMTVSEFVAALGLQGHDVYDLEWRFSEGQGALITARTGLSPEAVQAMTFRKLGAEARMMIARKNRFPCPLSLFPN; this comes from the coding sequence GTGACGGCGCGCGGGCGTCTGCCGGTTGTCTACCTCCCCGAGGTCGACGAACGGCTGTCTTCCTGGGCCGCGCGCATGGCCTCGTTCTACGCCATGACGGTTTCGGAATTCGTCGCAGCACTTGGCCTGCAGGGGCACGACGTGTACGATCTGGAATGGCGTTTTTCGGAAGGGCAGGGGGCTCTGATCACGGCTCGGACCGGCCTTTCGCCCGAAGCGGTGCAGGCCATGACCTTTCGGAAGTTGGGGGCTGAGGCGCGCATGATGATCGCGCGGAAGAACCGGTTTCCGTGCCCGCTGTCACTGTTCCCTAATTAA
- a CDS encoding type II toxin-antitoxin system RelE/ParE family toxin, with protein sequence MWELEFSAEAEWDFELIFDHLARSYVDLGDDPDAALNRAADRIRGIRSSIDTLAKSPFIGTLRPDIRANLRFVRLEKTVIWFLPDEDRACVVVIALFFGAQDHIRHMLARLLSGPTE encoded by the coding sequence ATGTGGGAACTTGAGTTTTCCGCGGAAGCAGAATGGGACTTTGAACTGATCTTCGACCATCTCGCGCGGTCATATGTCGACCTCGGCGATGACCCGGATGCCGCACTCAATCGAGCGGCCGATCGGATCAGGGGTATCCGGTCTTCAATCGATACATTGGCGAAATCGCCTTTCATCGGAACGCTGCGGCCTGACATCAGGGCGAATCTTCGTTTCGTTCGGCTGGAGAAGACGGTGATCTGGTTTCTGCCCGACGAAGATCGAGCTTGCGTTGTCGTGATCGCGCTCTTCTTCGGAGCGCAGGATCATATTCGTCACATGTTGGCGCGCCTACTTTCGGGTCCGACAGAGTAG
- a CDS encoding TniQ family protein: MTVRSLPFRPPPVRDELLSSWIGRLAKANHCSAEELCGYLGLGQGRVPERINDLGQVDWARLCSAVQLTQHEIAAMTLPDATHHGVQYVSRHDFQYCPRCVEKIPDLVLRHWRLAWSITCETCGLALATNYPAKYVSGRLRGRALRGVEALKTAVATNNLARLRRVDLTMHLMAVLEIANLRALTSGNERERLMALAAVGVSVTRPVLGAAIILRGNERMVFELRRAFPQHRRVIEQARGLSQDLGQRLSGRWKTEYPTRKTHGTSRPGASVSALKAARQAISELGAGANGGALLTRADAIWKSSGDVKS, from the coding sequence GTGACCGTCAGATCGCTACCGTTTCGACCGCCGCCTGTACGCGATGAGCTTCTGTCCAGCTGGATCGGGCGATTGGCGAAGGCCAATCACTGCTCCGCTGAAGAACTTTGCGGCTATCTTGGTTTGGGGCAGGGCAGGGTGCCGGAGCGTATCAACGATCTCGGACAGGTAGACTGGGCCCGCCTCTGCTCGGCAGTTCAACTGACCCAGCATGAGATTGCGGCCATGACCCTTCCGGATGCGACGCATCACGGCGTACAATACGTGTCGCGGCATGACTTCCAGTATTGTCCGAGGTGTGTTGAGAAAATACCCGATCTGGTGCTTCGCCATTGGCGCTTGGCGTGGTCGATTACCTGCGAAACTTGCGGTCTGGCTCTGGCAACCAATTATCCAGCCAAATATGTGTCAGGCAGACTTCGTGGTCGCGCTTTACGCGGCGTTGAAGCTCTAAAGACGGCTGTCGCCACGAACAATCTCGCGCGGTTGCGCCGGGTGGATTTGACCATGCATCTCATGGCAGTTCTGGAGATCGCGAACCTGAGGGCGCTCACTTCGGGGAACGAGCGCGAAAGGTTAATGGCGCTTGCCGCGGTCGGTGTTAGCGTGACCCGTCCCGTTTTGGGTGCTGCCATCATTCTACGTGGAAACGAACGGATGGTCTTTGAGTTGCGCCGCGCCTTTCCTCAACATCGTCGGGTGATTGAGCAGGCCCGTGGGTTGTCGCAGGACCTCGGCCAGCGGTTATCTGGGCGGTGGAAAACAGAGTATCCGACCAGGAAGACGCATGGAACGAGCCGCCCAGGTGCATCCGTGAGCGCTCTGAAGGCAGCTCGTCAGGCCATATCCGAGCTTGGTGCCGGCGCAAACGGTGGAGCGCTTCTGACCCGCGCCGATGCAATCTGGAAAAGCTCAGGTGATGTCAAATCCTGA
- a CDS encoding Mu transposase C-terminal domain-containing protein, protein MVNERLAKHRAAVLRPILELEKRGEPISAAIGDAAWELGLAKSHTWSLYRRLRENDARATALELDRRGPKPGSKRIAEDVEIIIDESLRRYYLVRERSSFLRIWREIRAECEAKGFQPPTRRTVKARLDAMDQREVFRKRRGAEEADKVFAARPGRLEVSAPLEVVQIDHTTSDITLVDHVNRRPLARPYLTVAIDVASRIVLGVHVTFDEPSVLSIALCLDHCVRRKSVHVPGTLEEVIWPTAGIPKAIHVDNAQEFHSEAFRMACEDWGITVEYRPLGGKHYGGHVERLIGTTMGAVHVLPGTTHSSIVEKGDYDSEKHAALTLTEFEDWLHLEICRYHNTVHEALGRTPLAAWADMGGDTAGRQVVDIEAFRTSFLPFEWRQLGRTGITLFGVNYWSDAFASLVGRGQGKVQVKYDPRDLSQVWVITDDGRVISARYRDLSHPRISLWESRRARKEWHDKHGGRINERVLFQLIDAQRRLAEAARQKTRTARLENERGARLPRHQPRRDPSREMFAIDTGNPDLPTYEIDEFNDPRRKN, encoded by the coding sequence GTGGTAAACGAGCGTCTTGCGAAACACCGTGCGGCGGTTCTTCGGCCGATCCTGGAGCTTGAGAAGAGAGGTGAGCCGATCAGCGCGGCTATCGGAGATGCCGCTTGGGAACTGGGCTTGGCGAAAAGCCACACATGGTCGCTCTACCGACGTCTGAGAGAGAACGATGCACGTGCCACGGCGTTGGAGTTGGACCGTCGCGGGCCGAAACCGGGATCGAAACGGATTGCTGAAGACGTCGAAATCATCATCGATGAGAGCCTGCGGAGATACTATCTGGTCCGCGAGCGCTCGAGCTTTCTTCGCATCTGGCGCGAGATCCGTGCCGAGTGCGAGGCGAAGGGGTTTCAGCCCCCGACCCGAAGAACGGTCAAGGCACGTCTAGACGCTATGGATCAGCGAGAGGTCTTCCGGAAACGGCGCGGGGCAGAGGAGGCTGACAAGGTCTTTGCGGCGCGTCCTGGCCGACTTGAAGTTTCAGCCCCGCTGGAAGTCGTTCAGATCGATCATACAACTTCGGACATCACGTTGGTCGATCACGTCAATCGACGGCCGCTTGCGCGCCCCTATCTGACGGTGGCCATCGACGTCGCGAGCCGGATCGTTCTCGGGGTCCATGTCACTTTCGATGAGCCATCTGTCTTGTCGATCGCCCTGTGTCTCGATCACTGTGTGCGCCGGAAATCGGTGCACGTCCCTGGAACACTGGAAGAGGTGATTTGGCCGACGGCCGGCATTCCTAAGGCGATCCACGTCGACAATGCGCAGGAGTTCCACAGCGAGGCCTTCAGAATGGCCTGCGAAGATTGGGGCATTACTGTCGAGTATCGTCCGCTTGGCGGCAAACACTATGGCGGTCATGTCGAACGGCTGATCGGAACGACCATGGGTGCCGTTCATGTGCTGCCCGGGACTACGCATTCCTCAATCGTCGAGAAGGGCGACTATGACAGTGAAAAACATGCGGCCCTGACACTGACCGAGTTTGAGGATTGGCTTCATCTGGAAATCTGCCGATACCACAATACGGTTCACGAAGCTCTCGGACGAACGCCGCTTGCGGCATGGGCGGACATGGGCGGGGATACTGCGGGACGGCAGGTCGTTGACATAGAAGCCTTTCGGACAAGCTTCCTGCCATTCGAGTGGCGCCAGCTCGGACGCACCGGGATCACGCTTTTCGGGGTCAATTACTGGAGTGATGCCTTCGCGTCGTTGGTCGGACGCGGGCAGGGTAAAGTACAGGTGAAATACGATCCGCGAGACTTGTCGCAGGTCTGGGTCATCACCGATGATGGCCGCGTGATCTCGGCCCGGTACCGGGATCTCAGCCACCCGCGTATATCGCTTTGGGAAAGTCGGCGGGCGCGGAAAGAATGGCATGATAAACATGGTGGCCGGATCAACGAGCGGGTCCTATTCCAATTGATTGACGCGCAGCGGCGGCTGGCTGAGGCGGCGCGCCAAAAGACGCGGACTGCCCGGTTGGAAAACGAAAGAGGTGCTCGGCTTCCCCGGCACCAACCGCGCCGCGATCCATCGCGCGAAATGTTCGCGATTGATACAGGCAACCCTGATCTGCCAACCTATGAGATTGATGAGTTTAATGACCCCAGAAGAAAGAATTGA
- a CDS encoding Mu transposase C-terminal domain-containing protein, with protein MSDNFPADKDWEEAEFRARVLAELPAQLTQGNVDWAMRQLNVSRSTLFRLMKQFREDGRTSALLRDTRGPKPGMQPLDPAVEEIVSRHFKGLYATRRKPTRTRFWREVAADCRAQGLAPPSIRRLGRWLEQHDQAKLMARREGKDKAERRYLATPGMLVANDPLDIVQIDHTKADVTVVDPVTRRPLGRPTLTVAIDVNTRMVLGFYLSLEPPSLLAVALCLTHAVMDKSHWLTARGISTDWPTRGIPNAIYVDNGAEFHARAFQHACSEYQIDLQHRPPGTPRYGGHIERLIGTMMGTVHLLPGSHFSNIFERGDLDAEAEAVMTLDELETWLALEITGSYHVRVHSALETTPAAAWAARVDEARVRMPADLRQFLVDFLPSEQRVLQRDGLHLFHIRYWADELRWLMGRESRKFKLKYDPRDLSRIFVLTENGIIEARPADLTRPAITLWEHRAARRVLRESGRRSVDEELIFRTIELQRDLVDTAVRQTKATRRHQARRAHLAPRPMIDVTPDDASRDALPAPEGEGSPFLSHPGFKVEEWYDDD; from the coding sequence ATGTCCGATAATTTTCCAGCTGACAAGGATTGGGAAGAGGCGGAGTTTCGCGCCCGGGTCCTGGCGGAACTGCCTGCGCAGCTCACTCAGGGCAATGTCGACTGGGCGATGCGCCAGTTGAATGTCAGCCGATCCACGCTCTTTCGTCTGATGAAGCAGTTCCGTGAGGATGGGCGGACCAGTGCACTGCTACGGGATACCCGGGGTCCCAAACCTGGCATGCAGCCGCTGGACCCGGCGGTGGAAGAGATCGTGTCCCGCCACTTCAAGGGGCTTTATGCCACCCGCCGCAAACCTACCAGAACGCGGTTCTGGCGGGAGGTCGCCGCCGATTGTCGGGCTCAAGGGCTGGCACCGCCCTCGATCCGTCGTCTGGGGCGCTGGCTGGAGCAACATGACCAGGCTAAGCTGATGGCCCGGCGAGAGGGCAAGGACAAGGCCGAGCGGCGCTATCTGGCCACGCCTGGGATGCTGGTCGCCAACGATCCGCTGGATATCGTCCAGATCGACCACACCAAGGCTGACGTGACAGTGGTAGATCCAGTGACACGACGGCCGCTCGGTCGACCTACGCTGACGGTCGCGATCGACGTGAATACCCGCATGGTTCTGGGGTTTTACCTGTCGCTGGAGCCGCCATCGCTACTGGCCGTCGCACTGTGTCTGACCCATGCGGTTATGGACAAATCGCATTGGCTCACCGCGCGTGGAATCAGCACGGATTGGCCAACGCGGGGCATCCCGAACGCGATTTATGTTGACAATGGCGCCGAGTTCCATGCCCGGGCTTTTCAGCATGCCTGTTCCGAATACCAGATCGATCTCCAGCACCGTCCGCCGGGAACGCCGCGCTACGGTGGGCATATCGAGCGGCTGATCGGCACCATGATGGGTACGGTGCACCTGCTGCCGGGGTCGCATTTCTCGAACATCTTCGAGCGCGGCGATCTCGATGCCGAGGCCGAGGCGGTCATGACGCTCGATGAGTTGGAGACCTGGTTGGCACTCGAAATCACCGGCTCGTACCACGTGCGGGTCCACTCTGCGCTGGAAACCACACCTGCGGCGGCTTGGGCGGCGCGGGTGGATGAGGCGAGGGTCCGCATGCCGGCCGATCTGCGCCAGTTCCTGGTCGATTTCCTGCCCTCCGAGCAGCGCGTTTTGCAGCGCGACGGCCTGCATCTCTTCCACATCCGCTATTGGGCGGACGAGTTGCGCTGGCTGATGGGCCGGGAAAGCCGCAAATTCAAGCTTAAATACGATCCGCGTGATCTTTCGCGCATCTTCGTGCTGACAGAGAACGGGATCATCGAAGCGAGACCGGCGGATCTGACACGGCCTGCGATCACGCTCTGGGAGCACCGCGCCGCCCGGCGCGTCTTGCGCGAGAGTGGACGCCGGTCGGTGGATGAGGAACTGATTTTCAGAACGATCGAGCTGCAGCGCGACCTCGTCGACACCGCGGTACGGCAGACCAAGGCCACGCGGCGTCATCAGGCGCGGCGGGCGCATCTGGCACCCCGGCCCATGATCGACGTGACACCGGATGACGCCTCGCGAGATGCCTTGCCCGCGCCGGAAGGGGAGGGGAGCCCGTTCCTCAGCCATCCCGGCTTCAAGGTCGAGGAATGGTACGACGATGACTGA
- a CDS encoding tyrosine-type recombinase/integrase: MEPSLKNSDRPTKSSSSAPNGSSVNEDNERDHLSSEALSLPSFVAGSGALNRLVDTARDYARAAASENTLKAYAKDWAHFARWCRLKGAEPLPPSPEMIGLYLADLASGSGASPALSVSTIDRRLSGLGWNYAQRGFTLDRKNRHIATVLAGIKRKHARPPVQKAAILAEDILAMVATLPFDLRGLRDRAILLLGYAGGLRRSEIVSLDVHKDDTPDSGGWIDIFDKGALLTLNAKTGWREVEIGRGSKDQTCPVHALEQFLHFAKIDFGPIFVGTSRDGMKAMNTRLNDKHVARLIKRTVLDAGIRSDLPENERLALFSGHSLRAGLASSAEVDERYVQKQLGHASAEMTRRYQRRRDRFRVNLTKAAGL; the protein is encoded by the coding sequence ATGGAACCCAGTCTCAAGAACTCCGACAGACCGACAAAATCGAGCTCATCCGCGCCAAACGGGTCTTCGGTCAACGAGGATAACGAGAGAGATCATCTCAGTAGCGAGGCCTTGAGCCTTCCTTCATTTGTGGCGGGTTCAGGTGCGCTCAACCGGCTGGTGGACACCGCGCGCGACTATGCCCGCGCCGCAGCTTCTGAAAACACGCTGAAAGCCTATGCCAAGGACTGGGCGCACTTCGCACGCTGGTGCCGGTTGAAGGGTGCGGAGCCGCTGCCGCCATCACCCGAGATGATTGGGCTCTACCTGGCCGATCTGGCGTCCGGATCAGGCGCCTCCCCTGCCCTATCGGTCAGTACAATCGACCGCCGCCTGTCGGGCCTCGGCTGGAACTACGCACAACGCGGCTTCACCCTCGACCGCAAGAACCGTCACATCGCCACCGTGCTGGCAGGGATCAAACGCAAACACGCCCGTCCACCGGTACAAAAGGCAGCGATCCTGGCCGAGGATATCCTCGCGATGGTCGCCACCCTTCCTTTCGACCTGCGCGGGCTGCGGGATCGGGCCATCTTGCTCCTCGGCTACGCGGGTGGGCTACGTCGGTCGGAAATCGTCAGCCTCGACGTGCACAAAGACGACACACCGGATTCCGGCGGTTGGATCGATATCTTCGACAAGGGCGCCCTGCTCACCCTCAATGCCAAGACTGGCTGGCGTGAGGTCGAGATCGGCCGCGGGTCCAAGGATCAAACCTGTCCCGTGCATGCGCTTGAGCAGTTTTTGCACTTCGCGAAGATCGACTTCGGCCCCATCTTTGTAGGCACCTCGCGGGACGGCATGAAGGCAATGAATACCCGGCTGAACGACAAACACGTTGCACGCCTGATCAAGCGCACCGTGCTCGACGCCGGTATCCGGTCAGACCTGCCCGAGAACGAACGGCTGGCACTGTTTTCCGGGCACAGCCTACGGGCCGGTCTGGCCAGTTCCGCCGAGGTCGATGAGCGCTACGTTCAGAAACAACTCGGCCACGCCTCAGCAGAAATGACCCGCCGCTATCAACGTCGCCGCGATAGGTTCCGGGTGAATTTGACAAAGGCGGCAGGGCTGTAG
- a CDS encoding TniQ family protein, with protein sequence MRLRPLPITLAPYPDELLSGWLARLAAANHCAFTELLAHIGIDGRYADILDFELETGAADSIASVARMPTALVKSLTFPALSPIEAALTARTSFQSCPNCSRSGRALKHWRQAWAFDCKSCGSRLRPILTKSDDPPVPEKLLRRARGGAGLLEQAIKADRSMHLRRAMRAVTFAMALRAVRGDPVHALQSPRPEVRLFSLAAIAVAQSRPLLKAAMFSTGIDDFAYAALLRTYEKEPRLLATIGRIAGRHRKSGFPLAIESHD encoded by the coding sequence GTGAGGCTGCGCCCTCTGCCCATAACCCTCGCACCTTACCCGGACGAGTTGCTCTCCGGCTGGCTGGCGCGGCTGGCGGCGGCCAATCATTGCGCGTTCACCGAACTGCTGGCGCATATCGGCATAGACGGCCGATATGCCGACATCCTCGACTTCGAACTCGAGACCGGCGCCGCGGACAGCATCGCGTCGGTCGCGCGCATGCCGACCGCGCTGGTGAAATCGCTGACCTTTCCGGCATTGTCCCCGATCGAAGCTGCGCTGACGGCACGAACCTCGTTCCAGTCGTGCCCCAACTGTTCCCGAAGCGGCCGCGCCCTGAAACATTGGCGGCAGGCCTGGGCGTTCGACTGCAAGAGTTGCGGGTCAAGACTTCGTCCCATCCTCACCAAATCCGATGATCCGCCTGTACCCGAAAAGCTGCTGCGCCGCGCCCGTGGCGGGGCAGGGCTGCTCGAGCAAGCCATCAAAGCCGACCGCTCCATGCACCTTCGTCGGGCCATGCGGGCGGTTACCTTCGCGATGGCGCTCCGCGCTGTCCGCGGCGATCCAGTGCACGCGCTTCAGAGTCCGAGACCAGAAGTGAGGCTGTTCAGCCTCGCCGCCATCGCGGTTGCCCAGTCACGTCCACTGCTCAAAGCAGCAATGTTCAGCACCGGCATCGACGACTTCGCGTATGCCGCCCTGCTTCGAACCTACGAAAAGGAGCCTCGACTCCTCGCCACGATTGGTCGGATCGCTGGCCGACATCGGAAAAGTGGATTCCCGTTGGCAATCGAATCTCATGATTAG
- a CDS encoding TniB family NTP-binding protein encodes MTEFPHLYPGAGKIAALSAEERIHRIRADRWISYPRAEAALEKLETLMSFPERARMPNLLIVGDSGMGKTMITEKFTRDHASSFDEASGRLHMPVVAVQMVSGPDESRFYRRILASIGAPEPPRATLSVLESLALRLLTELRPGMLVIDEIHSLQAGTIREQARFLNMLRFLGNELRIPLVCVGTAQARNALRTDDQLVRRFEAFALPPWREGEDLNGLMSTLTRTLPLRRQSEIDGHALTRMIKVTGGITSGIFSIMSQLAIAAIESGEEHILSRDILGGDRLQAVLGEPV; translated from the coding sequence ATGACTGAGTTCCCGCATCTCTATCCGGGAGCCGGCAAGATCGCCGCGCTCAGCGCCGAGGAGCGCATTCACCGGATTCGCGCCGACCGCTGGATCTCCTATCCCAGGGCCGAGGCCGCCTTGGAGAAGCTGGAAACGCTGATGTCCTTTCCCGAGCGCGCACGCATGCCGAACCTGCTCATTGTCGGTGACAGCGGCATGGGCAAGACGATGATCACCGAGAAGTTCACCCGCGATCACGCGTCGAGCTTCGACGAGGCCAGCGGACGGCTGCATATGCCAGTCGTCGCGGTGCAAATGGTCTCGGGGCCGGACGAGAGCCGCTTCTACCGCCGGATCCTGGCGTCGATCGGAGCCCCCGAGCCGCCGCGGGCGACACTGTCTGTACTTGAAAGTCTGGCCTTGCGCCTGCTCACCGAATTGCGCCCGGGGATGCTGGTCATCGACGAGATCCACAGCCTGCAGGCGGGCACGATCCGTGAGCAGGCGCGATTCCTGAACATGCTGCGCTTTCTTGGCAACGAGCTGCGCATCCCGCTGGTCTGTGTTGGTACAGCGCAGGCCCGCAACGCGTTGCGCACCGATGATCAGCTGGTGCGCCGCTTCGAGGCCTTCGCATTGCCGCCCTGGCGGGAGGGCGAGGATCTGAACGGGCTGATGAGCACTCTCACGCGCACACTGCCGCTTCGGCGCCAAAGCGAGATCGACGGACACGCACTCACGCGGATGATCAAGGTGACCGGCGGCATCACCTCGGGCATCTTCTCGATCATGTCGCAGCTGGCGATCGCCGCCATCGAAAGCGGCGAGGAACACATCCTCTCGCGCGATATTCTGGGCGGCGACCGGTTGCAGGCGGTCCTGGGAGAGCCGGTGTGA
- a CDS encoding type II toxin-antitoxin system ParD family antitoxin, translating into MTVKSSISLTDPQARFARALVESGQYSSLSSVLQQGLELLRQKNEAEELEVAALRQLVDRRMSGPMISAGEMDARVERMIARKQKSGNVGT; encoded by the coding sequence ATGACCGTAAAATCTTCGATTTCCTTGACAGACCCGCAAGCGCGCTTTGCCCGCGCCCTGGTAGAATCGGGGCAGTACTCCAGCCTCAGTTCCGTGCTCCAGCAGGGTCTGGAACTTCTACGTCAGAAGAATGAGGCTGAAGAATTAGAAGTGGCTGCACTGCGCCAACTCGTTGATCGACGTATGTCCGGGCCGATGATCTCTGCCGGTGAAATGGATGCCCGCGTAGAACGCATGATTGCCCGCAAGCAGAAGTCGGGCAATGTGGGAACTTGA
- a CDS encoding type II toxin-antitoxin system ParD family antitoxin, with the protein MVTRNVVLTETQDQLVQALVASGRYRDVSEAMRAGLRLLEQKEAQLAGIRQGLFEGLAQAKAGEFAEGSGDDAIRQAFRQARASSCADPFG; encoded by the coding sequence ATGGTGACACGCAATGTCGTTCTGACCGAAACCCAGGACCAGCTGGTGCAGGCTTTGGTGGCGTCCGGACGTTACCGGGACGTCAGCGAGGCGATGCGCGCAGGGCTTCGTCTGCTGGAGCAGAAAGAAGCTCAGCTCGCCGGTATCCGACAGGGCTTGTTCGAGGGATTGGCGCAGGCAAAGGCGGGTGAGTTCGCCGAAGGTAGCGGTGATGACGCGATCCGGCAGGCCTTTCGACAAGCGCGCGCATCTTCATGTGCCGATCCCTTCGGCTGA